The following are encoded in a window of Geobacter metallireducens GS-15 genomic DNA:
- a CDS encoding IS110-like element ISGme8 family transposase, giving the protein MEPNDAVVGVDVSKEHLDVYLMPTGDQKRVTNDDAGCAELTTWLITNAPCRIVLEATGGLEMLAVSTLSAAGLPVVVVNPRQVRNFAKACGLLAKTDILDAKIIARFAQAIKPEIRPLKDETSQNLAALLARRRQLVEMLVAEKNRVISAAPTVRKGIMTHIAWLTQQIDDVDKDISTLIQSSESWKAKEEILTSVKGIGPVTAATILAALPELGTISRQQLGALVGVCPYNRDSGKFRGKRAISGGRATVRSVLYMATLCAARFNPVIKAFYQRLTSAGKLHKVAITACMRKLLTILNAMVKNNQKWDHSKFTPLLH; this is encoded by the coding sequence ATGGAACCCAATGATGCAGTTGTTGGAGTCGACGTTAGTAAAGAGCATCTTGATGTCTACCTCATGCCAACTGGTGACCAGAAAAGGGTGACTAACGATGATGCCGGTTGTGCTGAGCTGACGACGTGGCTCATTACGAACGCCCCTTGTCGGATTGTTCTCGAAGCCACCGGCGGCTTGGAGATGCTAGCTGTCAGCACCTTATCAGCAGCGGGTCTGCCAGTGGTCGTGGTTAATCCTCGGCAGGTCAGAAACTTTGCCAAAGCATGCGGGCTGCTGGCGAAGACCGATATTCTTGATGCCAAGATCATTGCCCGATTTGCCCAAGCCATCAAGCCTGAAATCAGGCCGCTCAAGGACGAGACAAGCCAAAATCTAGCAGCACTGCTGGCCCGCCGCCGGCAGTTGGTCGAGATGCTTGTGGCGGAAAAAAATCGCGTGATTTCCGCTGCACCTACGGTCCGCAAAGGCATCATGACCCATATTGCCTGGCTGACACAGCAGATCGATGACGTTGATAAAGACATCTCAACTCTTATTCAGTCCAGCGAATCCTGGAAGGCAAAAGAAGAAATCCTTACCAGTGTCAAGGGCATCGGCCCTGTGACTGCGGCCACCATACTGGCAGCACTTCCGGAGTTGGGGACCATTTCCCGACAGCAGCTTGGCGCTCTGGTCGGAGTATGCCCCTATAATCGGGACAGTGGCAAATTCCGTGGAAAGCGCGCAATCTCCGGTGGCAGAGCAACCGTGCGTTCTGTCCTGTACATGGCAACATTGTGTGCCGCCAGGTTTAACCCGGTTATAAAAGCCTTCTATCAACGCCTTACAAGCGCCGGAAAACTTCACAAAGTCGCGATCACCGCTTGCATGCGAAAACTACTCACCATCCTCAATGCCATGGTGAAAAACAACCAGAAGTGGGATCACTCGAAATTCACTCCACTTCTGCACTAA
- a CDS encoding thiolase family protein has protein sequence MQDVFVVDALRTPFGSFSGMLADVEAPKLAATVMKELLAKAGLAPDTVNEVIVGQVLSGGCGQAPARQAMRGAGIPDSAHALTINKVCGSGLKAIMLGADSIRLGESQIVIAGGMENMSLAPFFLKKARAGYRMGHSELLDLLIYDGLQDPYTGRHMGEIGEVSAERGGLTRKEQDAFARRSYELAQAAVTGGIFADEIVPVVKKGKKGDETIGTDEEPFKGDPSKLPSLRAAFKKDGTITAGNASTINDGAALALLTDADGLKKHNLTPKARIVASATESRHPDNFPEAPIGAIEKACAKAGLTVSDIDLFEINEAFASVALLAIKGLGLPLDKVNVNGGACAIGHPIGASGGRLAATVIRELHRRQKRYGLATLCIGGGEAVAVIFERV, from the coding sequence ATGCAAGACGTGTTTGTGGTTGATGCTCTAAGAACACCGTTTGGTTCATTTTCCGGCATGCTGGCCGATGTGGAGGCCCCAAAGCTGGCCGCCACCGTCATGAAAGAGCTTCTGGCAAAGGCCGGCCTCGCCCCCGACACGGTGAATGAAGTCATTGTGGGGCAGGTCCTCTCCGGCGGCTGTGGCCAAGCCCCGGCCCGCCAAGCCATGCGCGGGGCGGGAATCCCTGACTCGGCCCATGCCCTGACCATCAACAAGGTCTGCGGCAGCGGCCTGAAGGCAATCATGCTCGGCGCCGACAGCATTCGTCTCGGTGAGTCCCAAATTGTCATCGCCGGCGGCATGGAGAACATGTCCCTGGCGCCCTTTTTCCTCAAGAAGGCCCGCGCCGGCTACCGCATGGGGCACAGTGAACTGCTGGACCTGCTGATCTACGACGGTCTCCAGGATCCCTATACGGGCCGTCACATGGGAGAGATCGGTGAGGTGAGCGCGGAGCGCGGTGGCCTCACCCGCAAGGAGCAGGACGCGTTCGCCCGGCGCTCCTACGAACTGGCCCAGGCGGCGGTGACCGGCGGCATCTTTGCCGACGAGATCGTGCCGGTGGTGAAGAAGGGGAAAAAGGGAGACGAAACCATTGGCACGGACGAAGAGCCCTTCAAGGGTGATCCGAGCAAGCTGCCATCCCTGCGGGCCGCCTTCAAGAAGGACGGCACCATCACCGCCGGCAACGCCTCCACTATCAACGACGGCGCGGCCCTGGCCCTGCTGACCGATGCCGACGGCCTAAAGAAGCACAACCTCACCCCCAAGGCCCGGATCGTTGCCTCGGCCACGGAAAGCCGTCATCCCGACAACTTCCCCGAGGCCCCCATCGGCGCCATCGAGAAGGCCTGCGCCAAGGCCGGCCTGACGGTGTCCGACATCGACCTCTTCGAGATCAACGAGGCCTTTGCCTCGGTGGCCCTCCTGGCCATCAAGGGTCTCGGCCTCCCCCTGGACAAGGTGAACGTCAACGGCGGCGCCTGCGCCATCGGCCACCCCATCGGCGCCAGCGGCGGCCGGCTTGCAGCCACGGTCATCCGGGAACTCCATCGGCGGCAGAAACGCTACGGCCTCGCCACCCTCTGCATCGGCGGCGGCGAGGCGGTGGCAGTCATCTTCGAACGGGTTTGA
- a CDS encoding M24 family metallopeptidase has product MMTKMESEQRIIRLQTELRAKGIDGALIIFPIDVYYFTGTRQNATLWVPADGNPLLLVRKSYSRAVKESLIEDTRPFPSSKEFPTLFSEDVKKVGLTFDIIPVQQYNYYAKMLPGRELVDISGINRELRSVKSAWELDRLRECGARLCEVFTQVPTFLKVGMREIDLAAEFECRLRKAGSEGYIRMRAFNQELFQGLAVSGATAAEPGFFDGAVTGRGLSNASPYGASTETITPGTPILLDFAGIFKGYLVDMTRIFVIGSLSSELEHAFATSLRIHQYLVENLKPGTICEELFARSLEMAEAAGLGRNYMGAPGENAKFVGHGVGLELDEFPVLAQGFKVPLQAGQTIAIEPKFVIPGQGVIGIENTFAVTSRGGEKLTSMADDIVFL; this is encoded by the coding sequence ATGATGACAAAAATGGAATCGGAACAGCGGATCATCCGACTGCAGACGGAACTGCGCGCCAAGGGGATCGACGGGGCGCTCATCATCTTTCCCATCGATGTCTACTACTTCACCGGCACCCGCCAGAACGCTACCCTTTGGGTGCCGGCCGACGGCAACCCGCTCCTGCTGGTGCGCAAGAGCTACAGCCGCGCCGTAAAGGAAAGCCTCATCGAGGATACCCGGCCATTCCCCTCCAGCAAAGAATTTCCCACCCTGTTTTCCGAGGATGTGAAAAAGGTCGGCCTCACCTTCGACATCATACCGGTGCAGCAGTACAACTACTACGCCAAGATGCTCCCCGGCCGGGAGCTTGTGGATATCTCGGGGATCAACCGGGAACTCCGGTCGGTCAAATCGGCCTGGGAGCTGGACCGCTTGCGGGAATGCGGCGCCCGGCTATGTGAAGTCTTCACCCAGGTTCCCACATTCCTGAAGGTGGGGATGCGGGAGATTGACCTTGCCGCGGAGTTCGAGTGCCGGCTCCGGAAGGCGGGAAGTGAAGGATACATACGAATGCGCGCCTTCAACCAAGAGCTGTTTCAGGGGCTGGCGGTATCGGGAGCGACCGCTGCCGAACCGGGCTTCTTCGACGGCGCCGTCACGGGCCGCGGCCTCTCCAATGCTTCCCCCTACGGAGCCTCCACCGAGACGATCACTCCCGGCACCCCGATCCTTCTCGACTTTGCCGGCATCTTCAAGGGTTACCTCGTCGACATGACCCGCATCTTCGTCATCGGTTCCCTGAGCAGTGAACTGGAGCACGCCTTTGCCACTTCCCTGCGGATACATCAGTACCTGGTGGAAAACCTCAAGCCGGGGACAATCTGCGAGGAACTGTTCGCGAGATCGTTGGAAATGGCCGAAGCCGCCGGCCTCGGCAGAAACTACATGGGGGCTCCTGGGGAAAACGCGAAATTCGTCGGCCACGGGGTTGGCCTGGAGTTGGACGAATTCCCGGTGCTGGCCCAGGGATTCAAGGTTCCGCTCCAGGCGGGACAGACCATCGCCATCGAACCGAAGTTCGTCATTCCTGGCCAGGGGGTCATCGGCATCGAGAATACCTTCGCCGTTACCAGCAGAGGCGGCGAGAAGCTCACTAGCATGGCCGATGACATCGTGTTTCTGTAG